The Chelatococcus sp. HY11 genome includes a window with the following:
- the gatC gene encoding Asp-tRNA(Asn)/Glu-tRNA(Gln) amidotransferase subunit GatC codes for MSVDATTVRRIAHLARIAVTDEDIPHLQGELNAILAFVEELDQVDVTGVEPMTSVTPMALAQREDVVSDGGYPDLIVANAPMTEDHFFMVPKVVE; via the coding sequence ATGTCCGTCGATGCCACCACCGTCCGCCGCATCGCGCATCTCGCGCGCATCGCTGTCACGGATGAGGATATCCCCCATCTCCAGGGCGAGTTGAATGCAATCCTCGCCTTCGTGGAGGAGCTCGACCAGGTCGATGTCACCGGCGTCGAGCCCATGACCTCCGTGACACCGATGGCCTTGGCGCAGCGCGAGGACGTCGTGAGCGACGGCGGCTATCCCGACCTCATCGTCGCCAACGCGCCGATGACGGAGGACCATTTCTTCATGGTGCCGAAAGTGGTGGAGTAG